The Desulfonatronum sp. SC1 genome has a window encoding:
- a CDS encoding NADH-quinone oxidoreductase subunit C: MTLDALRDVPVLRLEECSPNVSGLTLAAYLAPEELRPAAAKLLGKAYFLEDVSVVEVSEGFLGVYHFDHFDAPGRIALRVLIPKDAPELPTISDIYQGASWHERECRDFFGVTFAGHENMTPLLLAAEDAEFHPLRKGDKALKSLTDLVPDGEGGPQAGDVAAFLAAAEESEAPGTPSDVTGSADGHESDEGSAT; this comes from the coding sequence ATGACCCTTGATGCGTTGCGCGACGTGCCGGTCTTGCGTCTGGAAGAATGCTCCCCGAACGTGTCCGGCCTGACTCTTGCCGCATACCTTGCTCCGGAAGAGTTGCGACCCGCGGCGGCCAAGCTTCTTGGAAAGGCCTACTTTCTGGAGGACGTCTCCGTGGTGGAGGTTTCGGAAGGGTTTCTCGGCGTGTACCATTTCGATCATTTCGACGCACCGGGCAGGATCGCCCTCCGGGTGTTGATACCCAAGGATGCCCCGGAACTGCCGACGATCTCGGATATTTATCAGGGAGCCTCGTGGCATGAGCGGGAATGCCGGGATTTCTTCGGCGTGACCTTCGCCGGACATGAGAACATGACGCCCTTGCTGCTGGCCGCCGAGGACGCTGAGTTTCATCCGTTGCGTAAGGGCGACAAGGCTCTCAAGAGCCTGACGGACTTGGTACCCGACGGCGAAGGAGGGCCGCAAGCCGGAGATGTGGCCGCGTTTCTCGCGGCCGCGGAGGAGAGCGAAGCCCCAGGCACGCCTTCCGACGTTACGGGATCGGCGGACGGCCACGAGAGCGACGAGGGTTCCGCCACGTGA